The following proteins are co-located in the Piscirickettsia litoralis genome:
- a CDS encoding replication protein P, whose protein sequence is MYEKKENNSDAAAPSPKSLYLFAQFDLIFGALWERQHYQDQNKLKTYIEKWNNVLEDIPQRYIEVACEKMSMMPREELRWIPRFGDFLRLCSQVRPQELGFLSTRLAYAEAYALVKQPQKFPNRRWSHPVVFATATTLFNKETPNHSINKSEYAIFRTLYIENIKRFLNGESFPNPTIVQRSLSHKAKRSTTLGNSHLSKLKAKFSKA, encoded by the coding sequence GTGTACGAAAAAAAAGAAAACAATAGTGATGCTGCAGCACCTAGCCCTAAATCTCTCTATTTATTTGCCCAATTTGATTTAATTTTCGGCGCACTCTGGGAACGCCAACACTATCAAGACCAAAATAAATTAAAAACCTATATCGAAAAATGGAACAATGTCCTCGAAGATATTCCACAACGCTATATCGAAGTTGCTTGTGAGAAAATGAGCATGATGCCCCGAGAAGAACTACGTTGGATTCCACGTTTCGGTGATTTTCTGCGTTTGTGTAGCCAAGTGCGCCCGCAAGAGCTTGGTTTTTTAAGCACGCGTTTAGCCTACGCAGAAGCCTACGCGCTGGTTAAACAACCACAAAAATTCCCTAACCGCCGTTGGAGTCATCCGGTCGTCTTCGCTACTGCAACTACACTATTCAACAAAGAAACCCCCAACCACAGCATTAATAAAAGTGAATATGCTATTTTCCGCACGCTTTATATCGAGAACATCAAACGTTTTTTAAATGGTGAATCTTTCCCTAACCCAACGATTGTCCAACGCAGCTTGTCTCATAAAGCCAAACGCAGCACCACACTTGGCAACAGCCACCTTAGTAAGCTCAAAGCAAAATTTTCTAAAGCTTAA
- the aphA gene encoding acid phosphatase AphA, whose protein sequence is MIKKEYALGVLMLVSGLGFASFAQAAPVAKSQSLNPGVTMSQLENRQPIHWVSVAQIAESLKGKPAMNVGFDIDDTLLSSSPGFYRGKQEFSPHSLAYLKNPKFWQKMNNGWDKFSIPKKSAIKLINMHLKRGDHIYFITGRPATKTEDVTAILQRDFHIPKADMNKVIFAGPKHGSKTPYIKKLKIKLYYGDSDGDIVDARKAGAEGIRVLRSLNSTNRPMPHNGSLGEKVLVNSNY, encoded by the coding sequence ATGATAAAAAAAGAATATGCTCTTGGGGTATTGATGCTAGTTTCAGGCTTAGGTTTTGCCTCGTTCGCTCAAGCGGCACCAGTAGCGAAGTCTCAGTCATTGAATCCAGGTGTGACGATGAGCCAGCTGGAAAATCGACAGCCGATTCATTGGGTCTCTGTTGCTCAAATTGCTGAAAGCTTGAAAGGCAAGCCAGCGATGAATGTTGGTTTTGACATTGATGATACACTGTTATCTTCTAGCCCTGGTTTTTATCGAGGTAAGCAAGAGTTTTCACCGCATAGTCTGGCTTACTTGAAAAATCCAAAGTTTTGGCAAAAAATGAATAACGGTTGGGATAAGTTTTCTATTCCTAAAAAATCAGCAATTAAATTAATTAATATGCACCTAAAGCGTGGTGATCATATTTATTTTATTACCGGTCGGCCAGCAACCAAAACTGAAGATGTGACAGCCATTTTACAAAGGGATTTTCATATTCCAAAAGCGGATATGAATAAAGTTATTTTTGCTGGACCAAAACATGGCTCTAAAACGCCTTATATTAAAAAGTTAAAAATTAAGCTTTATTATGGTGATTCAGATGGTGATATAGTTGATGCGCGTAAAGCAGGTGCTGAAGGTATTCGTGTGCTAAGATCACTTAATTCGACGAATCGACCGATGCCACATAATGGCAGTTTGGGTGAAAAAGTGCTTGTCAATTCTAATTATTAA
- a CDS encoding 2'-5' RNA ligase family protein → MFKGMFFSIALLCCVVLQSSMAAGSVSYDIFLVPDKAAHHTVNKISEELQQVGLESLFKQGYLPHITLYLTGYPATTLDSLKKQVKRLASRWSPFAVKFDRLQPTKNNWLMLQVKNSRKLQRLADEVTLAAEPLRAANPKLPNWVLKYPNKLEAFKRYGSPNVFSNFQPHITILAKSNQSQLTNFMSRFGEHFKPAQVKVLGIGIARVNNNGQVIKELAIYYFKK, encoded by the coding sequence ATGTTTAAAGGCATGTTCTTTAGCATTGCTTTATTGTGCTGTGTGGTTTTACAGAGCTCGATGGCGGCTGGAAGTGTAAGTTATGATATTTTTCTAGTGCCTGATAAAGCAGCGCATCATACCGTGAATAAAATTAGTGAAGAGTTGCAGCAGGTGGGGTTAGAGTCATTATTTAAGCAAGGTTATTTACCGCATATTACGCTTTATCTCACAGGCTACCCAGCAACTACGCTTGATTCTTTAAAAAAACAAGTGAAAAGGTTAGCCAGCCGCTGGTCGCCGTTTGCTGTAAAGTTTGATCGGTTACAGCCTACAAAAAACAACTGGTTGATGCTGCAGGTGAAAAATAGCCGTAAGTTGCAACGTTTAGCCGATGAGGTGACTCTTGCAGCAGAGCCGCTTCGAGCTGCTAACCCTAAGTTGCCCAATTGGGTCTTAAAGTATCCAAATAAACTTGAAGCATTTAAGCGTTATGGCAGTCCAAATGTATTTAGTAATTTTCAGCCGCATATTACAATATTAGCCAAGAGCAATCAGAGCCAACTGACTAATTTTATGTCTCGCTTTGGTGAACACTTCAAACCGGCGCAGGTTAAAGTATTAGGCATTGGCATTGCTCGAGTTAATAATAATGGTCAAGTGATAAAAGAGTTGGCAATTTATTATTTTAAAAAATAG
- a CDS encoding S1 family peptidase, producing the protein MENLGLGQAIFFKFTKGDSYIITNRHVIDNTKNGKFYISQKGTDGKVDLGNHFPVEYKNWLSYWTLHPDPSIDLAIFPLKLLLNQIKIKPLGIKPYFINLSEKDIANEKLLTSLTVMEEIVMIGYPTGIWDEKHNLPIVRRGITATHAKIPYNGKPVFMIDAACFPGSSGSPVFLANFGSYVDETGNVCIGNRISLLGTLYAGPQHTATGEIKVVEVPTSTQPISESRIPMNLGLVIQSSKILDFEKII; encoded by the coding sequence ATGGAGAATTTAGGCTTGGGTCAGGCTATTTTTTTCAAATTTACTAAAGGAGACTCTTATATTATTACAAACAGGCACGTTATTGATAATACTAAAAATGGAAAGTTTTATATTTCTCAGAAAGGAACAGATGGTAAGGTAGATTTAGGAAATCATTTTCCAGTAGAGTATAAGAACTGGCTTTCATATTGGACTTTACATCCTGACCCAAGTATCGATTTGGCTATTTTCCCTCTTAAACTCCTTTTAAATCAAATTAAAATCAAGCCTTTAGGAATCAAGCCTTATTTTATTAATTTATCTGAGAAGGACATAGCCAATGAAAAGCTGCTTACCTCTCTGACAGTTATGGAAGAAATAGTTATGATTGGTTATCCAACAGGTATTTGGGATGAGAAGCATAACTTACCTATAGTTAGAAGAGGAATAACCGCCACTCATGCTAAGATTCCGTATAATGGGAAACCTGTATTTATGATAGATGCAGCCTGCTTTCCAGGTTCGAGTGGGTCACCAGTTTTTCTTGCGAATTTTGGGAGTTATGTAGATGAAACTGGTAATGTTTGTATTGGTAATCGAATAAGTTTATTAGGTACTTTGTATGCAGGCCCTCAGCATACTGCTACAGGTGAAATAAAGGTTGTTGAAGTACCCACCTCAACACAACCAATTTCTGAATCACGCATACCAATGAACCTTGGTCTAGTTATTCAATCCAGTAAAATTTTAGATTTTGAGAAAATTATATAA
- a CDS encoding integration host factor subunit alpha encodes MALTKAVLMDKLFADLGVNKQDAKMIVDLFFEEVQNALEKGQIVKLSGFGNFMLRDKKERPGRNPKTGEEVAVSARRVVTFRAGQKLRARVNSEL; translated from the coding sequence ATGGCGTTAACAAAAGCCGTATTAATGGATAAACTTTTTGCGGACCTTGGCGTGAACAAGCAAGATGCAAAAATGATCGTGGACTTGTTTTTTGAAGAAGTTCAAAATGCCTTAGAGAAAGGCCAGATCGTTAAACTTTCTGGTTTTGGTAATTTTATGCTGCGCGATAAAAAGGAGCGCCCTGGCCGTAACCCAAAAACTGGGGAGGAGGTCGCGGTTTCTGCTCGCCGAGTAGTGACCTTTAGAGCCGGGCAAAAATTGCGCGCTAGGGTAAACTCTGAGCTTTAA